The genomic DNA TTGCAAGGTTACTCTTACTGCATTCAGGACACAATTTAGGAAATGGTTTTATTAAATGGTCTATATTTAAAATCTTATATTTTATGCCTAATTCTTCTGCTACTTTAACAGCGTCTTTTATATCTTCAGAGGAAGTTGTATCGCTTGGAAGCACAAGTCCAAGTATTCTATTAGCTCCAACGGATTTTGCGCATATATAGGCTACCAATGAAGAATCTACACCCCCACTTAATCCAATTACAAGTCCTTTTGAGTTTGATTCATCTAACTTATCCTTAATAAAACTGCTTATAGTTTCAACTGTTTTTTGCATATCTAAGGGGGCGATGATTCTATTTTGCATTTTAATCACACTAAGTTAAAAATGAATTTTAATTTCAATAGAGTATATTATTCATTTTTCTATAAATCTCTATATTTTTTTAATATTAAACATAAGTCCAAATAAATATATTTAGTATCCTATAATAGTTTTTAAAAGTATCTATATTATAGAGAAACATAGTAATATCTGGAGGATGAAAGGTGCCTAAAAGTATTAAGGACATTTTAATTGAAATGAAGAACATGTCAGAATTAATGGTGGATTTAGCTTATTCAGCATTGCTTTTTAACAGTAAAGATGCCGCAGAAGAAGTAAAAAAACTTGAAAACAAAATTAACAGACTTAACTATCAAATCAAAAGAGAATCTCTCCTTGCTGCAAGAACAGTAGAGGACGCAGAAAAATTAACAGCTCTTCTTGAGGTTGGTGAAGCCACAGAAACAATAGCAGGTTCAGCTAAGGACATAGCAGACCTGGTTATAAAAGGTATAAAACCACATCCTGTATTTAAAATGGCTATGGAAGAGTCGGATGAGATGATTATAAGAGTAAAAATATTTGAGGGTTCAGAATTAATTGATAAATCTCTGGGAGAACTTTTACTTGCCACTCGAACCGGGATGAGAGTTATTGCAGTAAGGAGAAATGAATCATGGGTTTATGGTCCTGATAAGAATACTGTGCTTGCAGCCGATGATACTTTAATAGCCAAAGGAAACGAAACTGGTGGATCTATGCTTGAAAAGCTTGCAAAAGGCGAAATTAAGCTTGAAGATCTTGAATATGAAGAATTTAGTGAAGATTAAATGCTTCAAGACATGTTACAGATTACTGGCTATTTTTTGCATAATATCTGGTTTAAATTAAATGTAAAAATCACTGAATTACAGGTAATAAATTGGAAAAATACTCATTTTTTAAAGAGTTATTGGTAATGTTCCCAAACATTTATAAGTGATTGGGATATATATTCTCTTGTATTATCATAAAAGGTGTTGGATAGAAAAATGGACGATGTAGATCTGGCTATACTACGTTCCTTAATTAAAAATTCAAGAATTACAATATCTCAGATGTCAAAAGAGATAAACGTACCTGATGCCACAATATCTAACAGGCTTAAAAAATTAGAAACCAATGTAATAAAGCGTTATACTATGATACCAGACTGGCAGAAGGTTGGTCTGGAGATAACTTCAATAATAATAATCCAGACAGAGTCTGAAAAACACGAATCAGTTAAAGAAGGGCTTTCAATACTTGAAGAAGTATCAGAAGTGTACAGTGTGTCAGGAGAATATGATATTCTTATTAAAGTCTGGGTTCAGAGTATTGAAGAACTCAATCAACTGATAAATGCTAAAATTCGTTCAGTTGATGGTGTCGAGGATTTAACTGAAATGATTGTAATGGAACGC from Methanobacterium sp. includes the following:
- a CDS encoding Lrp/AsnC family transcriptional regulator gives rise to the protein MDRKMDDVDLAILRSLIKNSRITISQMSKEINVPDATISNRLKKLETNVIKRYTMIPDWQKVGLEITSIIIIQTESEKHESVKEGLSILEEVSEVYSVSGEYDILIKVWVQSIEELNQLINAKIRSVDGVEDLTEMIVMERVKEDIPTF
- the nadE gene encoding NAD(+) synthase, with translation MQNRIIAPLDMQKTVETISSFIKDKLDESNSKGLVIGLSGGVDSSLVAYICAKSVGANRILGLVLPSDTTSSEDIKDAVKVAEELGIKYKILNIDHLIKPFPKLCPECSKSNLANANLKARIRMILLYYHSNSMQRIVAGTGNRTELLVGYFTKYGDGGVDILPIGDLYKTEVRE
- a CDS encoding potassium channel family protein — its product is MKNMSELMVDLAYSALLFNSKDAAEEVKKLENKINRLNYQIKRESLLAARTVEDAEKLTALLEVGEATETIAGSAKDIADLVIKGIKPHPVFKMAMEESDEMIIRVKIFEGSELIDKSLGELLLATRTGMRVIAVRRNESWVYGPDKNTVLAADDTLIAKGNETGGSMLEKLAKGEIKLEDLEYEEFSED